From Longimicrobium sp.:
CTGTCCGCGGCGGGAACGCTGCGCTTCAGCGAGCTCAGGAAGCGGGTCGAGGGGATCAGCCAGCGAATGCTGACCGTGACGCTCCGCAGCCTGGAGCGGGACGGGCTGGTCTCACGGGCGATGTACCCGGAGGTGCCGCCGCGCGTGGAGTACTCGCTGACGCCGCTCGCGACCACGCTCCGCGAGATCGTCCAGCAGCTGGTGGAGTGGTCGCAGTACCACCTGCCGGAGATCGACGAGGCTCGCGCTCGCTACGACCGGCAGGTGCCGGGGTGGGCGGCGGCGGACGAGTGAGCCGTACCCGACTCGCCGAGTCGTCAGCCGGGTACGGGAAATTCGCTGCTCCCTCCCGCCCTCCGTGTGATGCTGTTCCTTACGCAGCCTCGGCGTGCTCGCGCTGCCGGCCGACGGCGGGGTGCAGCTGCAGCACCGGCGTGGGCGTCGGAGCGATCGGCGCGACCGTCGCGGGCTGGCTCGCGCGGGCCGCGGCGCGGAGGATCACCACCAGGAGCATCGGGAGGGCCATCACCGCCATTACCGCCAGGTAGACGCAGAAACCCGCCGCGGCGAAGATCGCCAGAGTCGCCCTCACCACGAAGCTCACCTCGTTCCGCTCAGCGCCGTGCTCGTGCATCGTACCGTCTCCCGGACTTTGTATGTGTATGCCGGGGCGGCCCTTCGCGGCCGCCCACGTGATTGATGTCGCTCAGCGGACCGTGATCTGGCGCACCATTCCGTGCGCCACGTGCGGCTTGCCGTCGCCCGCGTCGGGCACCATGCAGAGGAGCGCGTACTCGCCCGCCGTGAAGTCGGCGGTCACGTCGTTGGAGACGCCCCGGCTGAGGAAGGTGGTGCCGCCGATCGGCTCGCCCGGAGGAGGCCCCTGCATCTTCTCCAGCCACGCCAGCATGTCGCCCGCGTTCTTCCCCGGGGCCAGCTGCACCAGGATCAGCTCGTGCGGCTGCGCGGCGGCGTTCTCCACGCGGATGGTGCGCCGCCCGGCGGCGATCTCCGGCCTGATCTCGTACGAGTAGTCGCGCAGCGTGATCCGCGCGTCCGGCGCCGCGGCGCGCGCCTGGTTCGAGGAGGGCGTCACCGTCAGCGGCTTCACCATTCCCTTCATCACGTGCAGCACCCCGTCGTTCGAGGGGATGAAGCAGACGAGCGCGTAGCTGCCCGGGGCGAGGTCCACCGTCGCCTGCGCCTGCTTGCCGGGCACCGGCGTGTTGGGCCCGCCCACGAACGTCGCCCACCGCGGCGGCGGACCCCCGGCGTGCTTCATCCCCTCCATCAGCTCCTGCACCGTGTGCCCCTCGGCGATCTTGACGAGCTGCACGTGGTGAAGCTCGGGCCCGCGGTTGACCAGGTTGATGGTGGTGAGGCCGGCGGGGATGCTGGCCGGCGCCTGGAAGGCGAAGTCGGATGCGGTGATCGTCACCACGTTGGCGGTGGCGCGGGCGGCCGGGGCGTTCTCGCGGGCGTCGCCGTCCGAGGTGCACGCGGCGGCGGAAAGGAGGAGCGCCGCGGAGGCCAGGGTGGTCCAGGAAGAGTTTCGCATGGGGGTCGCTTCCGTTTTGCGGGTTCAGCGCTCATCGGGCACCCTGCCCGCGAGGTGACGGAAGAGTACGCCGCACGGCCCCCCACCTGAATCGGTCAAATGACCGGGGTCGCCTGACCCGGGTCGTTCGACCCCGGTCAAACTACCCGTGTGGCGCGG
This genomic window contains:
- a CDS encoding helix-turn-helix domain-containing protein yields the protein MTMTTNAAPAPRHGASAPAPPTGHEPMGCRAHEVLARVGDKWSVYVIYELSAAGTLRFSELRKRVEGISQRMLTVTLRSLERDGLVSRAMYPEVPPRVEYSLTPLATTLREIVQQLVEWSQYHLPEIDEARARYDRQVPGWAAADE